The Macadamia integrifolia cultivar HAES 741 chromosome 4, SCU_Mint_v3, whole genome shotgun sequence genome contains the following window.
atagacccactctaattaggaaactcctagctctttccattgtaaGAGTGGAATAgtgttttagggattctattataaatagaatactgacggtccctgcagtcATTacttttacttaatgccttattggttttgagagcacggctttctcacaagagcaagtgcacagaaagaaatgaaaccctagagtaagaggctgcagaagatctcagtagaaggactccacttgcgtagttcattgtcatcttcatgggagtaatgtttaaccacatgggacagaggttcatgatctatgttcatgggacacaggtacttctttattctcatttatggttcatgtcatggttgtcccactgattattatagatatggtaaatctatatggttatgtattttaagatgggatactttattgttcttggtttagggactacacctatgattaatcttttatgattggttgatgattcttgtattctaaacactatagggttattcacatgtttaatatggtaaagaatccccaacagaGTCCACACCGACCTGTGGTTATTAGTGTGGAGCTTCCGCCGGCGGTTTCTCGCTCCTACGGCTTTACCTTCTTCCATGACATGGTTGAGGTAAGAGGAGGTGACGAGGTCCCTGTAGCGCATGTGGAAGGTAAGTTTGAGGTAGCGCGTATTGTTGGAAGGCGGGTTGGAAGAGAAGGGAGTATGGGAGAGTTTATAGTTGGAAGACCACCAGAGCTTGACGCCTTGGAACCGGTCGATGACCTGCTCGTGTTCGTCGATGCTTAGTACGAGGTTGGGAGCGTTGTGGCCGGTTTCGGCCTTGAGACGCCTTGCGtgcttggggggggggggttggagaTGAGGTAGGCCTCTATAGTGGGGTAGAAGGTCACTGCGCTTGAAGCGGTGGGCGGTGTACTCGTGGAAGGTGATTTGCATGTATTGGTTTAAAAAGGGTTTTGAATAATTGATTGACGTATTTACTAAGGTAGTCTTGGATTTGGTAGGGCAAGTATTTTTGGAGCATGGCCCCGATGAACATTATGGCCGCGGCTTTTGAGCCTAAGCTTGTCCATAAATACTCCGTCATCATCACCGTTATTTCGTCATAAGTAAGGGTGGGAATTCTTGTTATATTGagtgtggagagagaaagggtaAGTAGGGGTTAAGTGCAAATGGGATGGACGTGGTGGTACTATTTGCTTCTTCCTAACATGTTCCTTTGCTCGTTGCTCGGGTGTGGGGCTAGCCAACTCGTCTACCATATATCTCCTTACCTTTATTGTATCACTCCACCTCACTTACCAAGTTTTTctagattttgtattttatgtAAATTCTCTCAATCTTTATTACCAATTcagtaaaaaaggaaaaacattatttaaaattcTTCCAAGATATTTTTTAAGGAAACTCTCAGTAAATCAATTTTTCTCTCAGATTCATCTCTACCCGGAACAAGTGTTGGGAACTTGGGATTATCGTCACAAATTTTGAGAGTGGATAAGGTCCTCGAATGATAACTTTTCTTGTGCTGGATTGATCACCTAATGGTGGTGGAtttcatctgtgtggatcaatcCTGTACAAGAATAATTCTTGTATGAGAACTTGATCCTCGGGCCCCCTTATCATACGCAGCTAGAGCTTGTGGGTGGGCCACCATTTTTATGGGGATGTGAGACGAACTcttgagtgtggatcaggttcttgtacATTCTCACACGGTATTATCTACAGAGATAAATTTTACCAAGCTCCACCTTCTTGCCCAAACGGTACTGGAAATACCTTTTTTGGATCCACGTACCGAATCGCCGTGAGTGATAAGAAATTGAAGTTGTATCAGTGAGTTTGTACTTCTTTGGATCCACATCTACTTGCGTCACTCCCTTCATCCCTTCCACTAATTTCCTCACTTTCCTCCCTTTCAAACCCttcacagtccatccctcacctttaTTTCCACCGTCTTGGTTGTTAAGAGACcagagaagaagtagaagaggaagaatggAGGGTAGCTAGGTAATTTAATTAGTAGTTTACCTGCTATGGTTTAGTACTACTCtcttgaagaaagaaaaatacaaggaaaaaCACATGCTCAAAAAAGTTACatataaatagaaaaagaaaaccataaatCTCAAATCTCAACCCTTATAATCCTTTGGCTGAGATTGCTTAGAAAAATTAATCTAATCAAAGTAACCCTGGTGGGATCCTTGACAcctaaaatatataataaaatataataaaataaaataaaataaaataaagaaaatgaataaacCCCAAAAATCGTCTTCCTTGCTTGCCCAAACTTTGGACGAATTGATTCCTTCCATTTGAGTTACCAAAAAGATTGGAAATATAATAATCCTCCTTTCCCAAAACCGATATCTTGTTTCATAGAAATTTTGCAATTCCTAAAATATAGGAATAGGACTATAATAAATCATAGAAATCCCAGGGGGTGCTTGCCAATTTTTTAGGTGCTGCCATGCTGTCCCAGTGGTGAGGAGTTGGAACTCGGATTCATGAGCCAGAGGTTGGGTTGCACGGCTGGGCTGGTCCATCTCTCAACTTGCAAAGGGGTTAGTTCACCTCTTTTCTTAATGCAGATTGGCATTGACCCCTTTACCATTTTAGGATGCAGACCCAGACCCAGACCCACATCATTTCTCTTCTTAAATTCTTTCTTGAatcaagaaaataggaaaatgtAGAACCATAGGACCACGGATGATCTTACATTGCCTGTGCATATAAGTGGCGGTCTCGATGACATGAAACAATGACAATTGCAGACATGGTCCATGGGACTATGCCAGCAGCCCATGCCACAACCTGGACTTGGGCTTGGGCCTTGAACAGTTGAAGTGATCAACGTGTAACGGCGTAAGTGTGTGGTAGGAACAGAACATAACTGGATGGATTGAATAGTCTCATATCAACTTTGAACCAGTTCATACCAACTCATTATTCAGGTTTGATTGGGGGAGGGTAGAGACTGCAGAGTGCGATGTATCCAAACGCCAAACCCTATAAATATATTGAAAAGTTGATAACCGTAGGCCTCTCTACTACCAAACCCATCCACCACCGGCCACGGGCCTTctaccggaaaaaaaaaaaaaaaaaaatgaaaacacacacacacaacgtGGGCCTCCACATTAAATATAGAGGACGAGGAGCATTTATTAATGCTCTTATTATATTAGAAACGGACGGTATGGAATTCCTACTGCTAGTTGGTCCGGTCTGGTTCTCTCCTCAAACCGTATCCTTGTTTTCCAACTGGTTCGACTTAGCAACCTCTTCCCCACTGGTCAACGATTCTACCTTCTTTGATTGACGTCGAAAGCTCTTGGTTGCCGCTGCCGCTGCTGCTAATGCTTCTTCTTTAGCCGCTCGAAGAGCACAGATCAGTGCCTCCAGACAGTCCGTCGTGGCATTTTCCCCAAAGGATTTAGGCATCAAATTCTCTGCAACATCAGCGGGAGTAATCATTATATGAGGATCGTCCATTAACTCATGAATCGTCTCGAACAGAGGGTGGGAATCCAGGTCCAGATAATTCCTTGCCAGCACCTTGAACCCTTGGTAGCAGCAGTAAGACATCTCGATATGCTTGTCCATCCGACCCCTCCTTATGAGAGCAGGGTCCAGTTGATCCACATAGTTTGTGGTGAACACGATAAGCCTCTCTCCTCCACAGGCCGACCAGAGTCCATCTATGAAGTTGAGAAGCCCAGATAGAGTCACTTTGCTCTCCGtactcttttcctcttcttctttaacGGCTGCTGCTGGGCCACCTTCATCTTCGTTTTTCTCTTTATCCtccttgctcttcttcttcctttggccGGTTAGATCAAGGGAGCAATCAATGTCTTCGATCACGATGATCGACTTGCTCCGAGTCTCGATCAACAGCCTCCGAAGCTCCATATTGTCCTTCACGGACGTCAATTCGAGATCGTAGATGTCGTAATCCAAGAGATTAGCCATGGCGGCAATCATAGAAGACTTACCGGTCCCGGGAGGGCCGTACAACAGATAGCCTCGCTTCCAAGCCTTGCCAATCTTCTTGTAGTAGTCCTTGCTCTTACTGAAGTTAATGAGGTCGTCCATgatctcctccttcttctcagGCTCCATCGCCAGCGTCTGAAACGTAGCCGGGTGTTCAAACACCACATGACTCCACACAGACTTTGGGTTGTTGGTGTGAAGCTTACGCCGCCGGTTTCTCGCTCCCACAGCTTTACCTTCTTCCATGACATGGTTGAGGTAAGAGGAGGTGACGAGGTCTCTGTAGCGCATGTGGAAGGTGAGTTTGTAGTAGCGCTTATCGTTGGAGGCCGGgtagaaagagaaggaaggtgCGGGAGAGACTTTGTTGTTGGAAGACCACCAGAGTTTGACGCCTTGGAACCGGTCGGTGACCTGCTCGTGGTCGTCCATGCTGAGTATGAGGTTACGGGCGTTGAAGCCAGCATCGGCCTTGAGACGCCTTGCGTTCTTGGAGGAATTGGAGATAAGGTAGGCCTCGATGGTTGAGTAGAGGTCACTGCGCTTGAAGCGGTCGGCGGTGTATTCGTTGAAGGTGATTTGCATGTATGGGTAGAAGAAGGGTAGGAATTGATAGACGTATTTACTAAGGTAGTCTAGGATTTCGCTGGGGAAGTATTTCTGGAACATGGCCCAGGCGAACAATATGGCCGCTGCTTTTGAGCCTAAGCTCGTCCATAAATCCCCTCTATTCACCATTTCCTTCTTCTTGTGAATAAAGTGAGGGTGGCCATTGTTTTATAGCTAGATAGTGTGCAAATGGGATGAAGGTAGTACTGTTCCCATCTTCCTCTCATGTTCCTTTACTTGGATGTGTCATGTGAGTGGGGTCACTGCCAGAGTGCAAGATGCATGATAAACTGAAGGTCGCTTGATTCATTCTTTTCTTATGCCTTTTGATTTGGGGTTGGGGGGAGTGGAGAGAACATAATTTGTATACCATTTCTCTGGTCAGAGGAATTAATACACAAAATTTAGCTGCAATCCCTGCCTGCTGACAGCcaagaaatgaaatctaaaaagaatttttgaaaatacaaaatatagGAAGGTATTTGTGAATCCAAAGGGAAAGGTGAAAGATTCTATTTCCTATGCAATTACTTAGCTGCAGCCCTCAACCCGAATAACAGTCAAATTTTGTTTACAAAGCAAATCCCTCTTTCcataagaaaattaaagaaaataactaTTTGATGAGAGCCTCAGACTTCTGGAAAGTCATTGCATGGGGATCCATTAAACaataaatctaaaattttcCCCTACAAATGCATGGTTATATGGAAAGAAGACCTGAAATGTAAAAATTTTCTCTACCAATATaagtttacaaaaaaaaaaaaaaaaaaaattcattttagtATCTTTGGGTTTTGAATGTGCAGCCATAGTCCATATCGACCCATAGACTTATGGGCAGAAGCTCTCATTTAAATGAAAGAATACATTGAGACTCCGTTTGGTTGTGAGATCCTTAgctgcaaggggaattaaagagaaaaggatgtatcttttattttttatttttatatattttaaactCAGTAGATTAATTTGgaagcaaaataaataaaaatttaacaaTCATTTCAAGTAATTTTCATCATCATATAgagtaaataatttttaaatatttattttttattttctagcaAACACCATATATAGTTTTACACCTTTTTGAGATAAAGGGTATTTTGTGCATTTGACCATTTTAccttaattttaaaattcataaaATTACAATAATACTTTCATCTCACTCTCATTCCATCACTTGAGTTatgataaaaaatagtttttcaaAATTATAGGATGTCCCTATAATCTCATCATGCATCTTAGTATTCCGTTGTATAAAAGGgtattttaattatttgaaaaaaaatttctaattcAAATTTCACAAATCCTCCCtggcccaaaaaaaatcattgatgaaaaaaaaaagaaatttcaattgCAGCATCAAAATGTTTATTCTTGTGAATGAAAACCTTGATGAAAGAAAGATCATTGAAAAATGCAAACTTTAGAATTACAAAGAGACAGTTAAATTGATGATGAACATAAAAGGAAATGTTAGAGGACAAACGGtttgttaaagaaaaaaaaaaaaaggcaaagttataagtatcaatattgatatttaTATCGGTCTCAACTGTTACCTGTATAAATTGGGATGTATCATGTATCCAAAGTCGTTATCAGGCGTAAATGTAACATAATTTTGAAGCTCATTTTATTCCTCCTCTTGGAAAACAAACTGATAATTATTGCATTGTCTGGGAGTTGTATCACATTTTCCATGGAGGTCAATGTCAAGTCCGTATAGTTTTGTAACTTAGTTCATTACTTGACCGAATTGAATAGAATCATACAACTGGAGCCCCATCACACCAAACCACACCATTTGCACTTGGTCATGACTATATTTGACTGTTCCACCAATAAAAACACTTGCAATGGCAGAAATAACcgtttcaaattttcaaatccaTACAGAAAATAAccgtttaaaaataaaagacgaCTTATAACCTATTACAGTAtcacccccacacccccccccttAACCTGTTAACCATTTCATCcgtttcttatttatttttagagaaaattgcattgccaccccctgaacttcggtcgttattcaacgccaccccctgtacTTTtagaaacgtcaaagccaccccctaaaaattcaaaaaatttcaaatcggtccctgccattagccgaccgtgagaaatgaatgaaaaccggttagtttttttctaatatacccaaaatacccccaccctgagtgagaggacaatattgccctctcccttatttcctatcttctaaacccatacccatctcacatctctcctctctcatctctcatctctcatctcactgctcactgctcactcctctcactcactcggccggacaagaagacgaagacccacCGGCATcccattctaccctcctccggcgtgcgattcttccctcctccggcgtgcgattatACCCTCCTACGGCATGtgattctaccctcctccggcgtgcgattctaccCTCCTAAGGTGTCCCATTCTACCCTCCTctggcgtgcgattctcccatCCTACAGGGtgcgattctaccctcctccggcttccgattctaccctcctccggcgtccgaacctctatcccaaggtatgtagggttcggtttcttcttcttcctttctaatttagggttcttcttgtcAAGTTAATCTAGGGTTTATGCACTTTGgagtggggaaaaaagaaagtaaaattttttcttggagCTCTTTGGAAGAAGACCTGTGAAATGTTTGTTATATGCAGTGAAATGTGTTTGGATTGTCGTTCCAAGTTTTCTCTCCCTTACTCTTTAGGTAATTTTAACAAACAGTCTGATAGAAAATGTATTAGGTAtcaattggttttcttttaactataaaaaaattctgaaaaccATTTCTCAGCCGTGGTAAGATACATTGAAAGTGGGTGCCCATTGCCCTCACATGTCTTCTTTATCATGTGCTTGCCTTCTGTTATCTTCTCTATCATGTGCTTGCCCTCTGTTATTCCTCCTAGCGAAAGACCCATTGCCCTCTGTTATCTTCTCTATCATGTGCTTGCTGCTCACAAGCTTCTCTGAAAACGTGTCTATCGAAATGCCCTTGTATTCCATTTTTGAGCTCTACTACAATGGCCCTATACAACTGAAAGCATTTTCAATGCACCAATTATGTTATTTCATTTTGGAGCTCTAAAACATTGCCAAACCTTCTCTGTGGTTATCTGAATGCCCACCAGGTAGCATGATCAGAACTGAATTTTTTTGGCACCAACCAAGGGAACTTGACACTGTTCAGTGTGTAAGAACCTTACCAGTAGGGTTAACAATACCCTGATCCAATAGGAAACCATAGTAGAAGTAATAATTTCTTGTTGTAGTCTTCCTAGAACCAAATGGAACTTCCATTGgttccccccccctctttttttctctttttttttctaaccttTAAGGTAAGTATGTGACCCATTCATATCAGCTTAATGTGTGATCAAGTAGCATATCTGTGAATTAGTCTTCAATCATCTAGAGGTTTTATAGTTCCTGCATCAGAGGTTCACGATTTCTATCGACTTACGTTCTGTTGCTGCTGTAAAacatattctctccctctcttgaaCACGATATATTATCTTATTATACGGCCGGATAGAGAGGGCAAAATAACAACCTCATCCCTCAAGAAAGTTAGAAAAGATCAATTATTTATGTTAAGTGTGgattgatgatttaaccagattattttgttatgagaaaatatatgggaaaataaTTGATAGTTGATAGTTGAAAATTACTATGATTAGGTTCTCTGTATTATGCATTGCTATGATTGgtccttgattttgatttggaaatttcttttttggatgtatAAATGCTTTGACTTGTATATTATCTAAAATCTTTGATGAAAAGTTTACCATTCTAATGAGTATTAAGTAATGTTACtaattttctctgttttcacatttttttttttttagcaatgaaTGTTAAGTGTGCTATTGAATACCATTGGAGTGGGAAGACTATAGTTAAAATTGTTGATCCAGACTTATATGGCTACTTGGACATGGTGTATGACATCTACAATGAACTCACCACACATGTGCCTGTGGGTCATAATGTAGTTTTCCAAGCGAAGTGTATACTACCAAACAATGAGATGAAGGAGGTAAAAGATGATCCATCAGTGTATGAGTTGTTTGGCTTGCATAGTTGtgatatgataaatatatatgtggatgacattgttcaCAGCAAGTCTGCAACCGATGAATTTACAGTTAACCGATTCCCTAGCAGTTTGGTTAATGATAGAGATGGTGAACTTGAGGATGAACCTAGTGGACAATGTCAACAGGCTCTACAACCATATGGTGATGGTCCTGATAAGAGCAAGGGAAAAATAGCTGTGTGTAGGGCTACTACTGATGCTAATagtagtggaagtggaagtgctaCTGCTTGTGCTACAGCTACTGCTAGGGGAGGTAAAGATACCAAGACCATTGCAAGGTGTGTGAGCATTGCTACTTCTAGTGGAAGAGCTAGTAGCAGAAGTGAAGCTACTGGTAAGAGACTGAGAGTGTCTGATGAGGTTGTCAGGGCTATTAGCAACAGCAATGCATGTTCGGATGACTCTATGGTTGGATCTGATGAAGAGTGGAAAATTGACAGCGAAGACGAGTgggatgatgaaagtgaaaaagaagatggtCAGAATGACTCTGAATCTACAGAGAATGATGGGTATGGGAAAAATGATGAGGATCCAATTGATGATGACCTATCTGGATATGAATCTGGAGAGTATTATGGCAAATTTGATGAACAGAACTATGTGGGTGAAGGTGGCAAGGTGAAGATTGCTGAAGGTAATGTATATGAAAATGTGCACCATTTCAGGAAAGCTTTGAGAGAGTATATACTACAAGAGGGGTTTGATATTATCAGactgaaaaatgaacaaactagAGTTACAGTTATATGCAGAGTACCAAATTGTTCATGGAGATTACATGCTTCACCTATATCAGATGGTATCACCTACATGGTAAAGACATATAACCCAGTTCATACATGTATTAAGGCAACCAAGAACAATTCTGCTACATCTAGATGGATAgcaatgaaacttcttcaacaactgaaggttcaaccagaaatgaaaatagagacCATGGCTGATCACATGCAGAAAACATACGGTCTTCAGTTCCACTATACCAAGCTGTATAGGGCACGTAGGATTGCCCTAGAGAttaatgaaggaagccattccaCATCATATGCAAAACTACCTGCTTATGGTAGGTTGGTACTCCAGAATGATGTTGGAAGTATTTTTAAGCTACAGTTTGAGAACAGGAACCGTATGTCAGATAGTCTgatttttaaaagattgtttgTCTGTTTTGATGCTTGCAAGAAGGGTTTCTTAAGAGGATGTAGACCGTTCATTGGTCTTGATGGCTGCCACCTCAAGGGCCGGTATGGAGGGGTATTGTTGAGTGCAATATCTGTTGATGGGAACAATGGTATTTTTCCTATTGCATATAGTGTAGTTGAAGTTGAGTGTAAGGATAGCTGGACGTGGTTTTTGGATAATTTACGAGATGCTCTACTCAATGACAGTGATGATATGTCACTCACATTCATGTCAGACAGACAGAAGGTATAGGGGCATATACTTTTctgtctctttttttctttttttcattttttatatgtattttgaaTTACTCATTTATATGTCATAACATTTGAACATATGTGTTGTATAGGGGCTGTCAGTTGTGATTTCCACAATCTTCCCTTATGCTCACCAAAGAATTTGCAGTAGGCATCTATATCAAAACCTGAAGGCAAAGCACCCTGGTATGCTATTGAGGCTACATTTTTGGGCTGCCTCACAAGCTTCAACTGAACTTCagtttcaaaaggaaatgaatagCATCAAGGAGATTAAGGAAAATGCATACATGTATTTGAATGAAACCCCCTCAAGGATGTGGTCAAGGCATGCCTTTGATGTAGGAGCAAGAAGTGACCATATAACGAACAATATGACTGAGTCATTTAATCAATGGATTGGAGACTTAAGGAGCAAACCCATTCTCACATTGGTTGATCACCTAAGGGTGAAAATAATGGGTAGGCTGCATAGAAGGTATGAGAAGGCAACCATGTGGGAGGGTAAAGTAACACCAAGGGTTATGGTGAAGTTGAACAAGGTTCAGCAAGAAGCAAGGCATTGCAAGTGTCAACCGGCAGGTGAAGGTCAATTTGAGGTCTTAGACAGATTTGGCAACAGATTTGTGATTAATTTGAACCATTACATATGTGATTGTAGAGTTTGGGAAGGCACTGGTATACCTTGTCTCCATACTGCAGCTTCTATATCATACATAAGGGGAGAGTTGGTCAACTATTATGATCCATTTTTCAGTATTGGAAAATACTTGGATACATATAAAGAGATGATCCATCCACTTCCAGATTTGGCAGTATTGAAGGATGATGCTCCTAATGAGAGAGTACTAGCATCAAGTCTGAAGAGGTTACCAGGTAGACCTCACAAAATCAGGAAAAGAGAAGCAGGAGAAGCACTTCCTTCAGATTTCAGGAAGAGATCATCATCAATTAGGTATGACATCtgcaagaaggaaggacacAATAGGAGGACATGCCCGAGGGCTGGAGATGCTAAGCAGGATGGATGTActagtaaaaagaagaatataaaggtaaatgcaattcactttatttatttagttgaaacttgtttaataaaaatctcatgCTTATTTGTTGTTGTGTAGGAGAAACATAAAGGAGAGAGTGAAGATGGAGTCAACACATCTCAACGACTAACTAGATCACAAGCATCTATGAGCAAAGAGGAcagcaagggagagggagaagaattgAAGTACAAGCAATCTGGATGTTTCAATTTAGAgcaagagaacaatattgtataaatttatttttttatgacctTAAGACAGTTGGATCCATCAGTGTatggttttggatgtttttgatgggtttggttttgtgttaagatctatttctatttcacactATTTGTTGTTGTGTATGGTATAAGttgtgatgaaaacaggaatttgaacctcttggtgcttcagggatatgttttggactttttttttatatggtttatattgtgatgaaaacaggaatttgaacctcttggtgcttcagggatatgttttggattttttttatatggtttatattgtgatgaaaacaggaatttgaacctcttggtgcttcagggatatgttttggattttttttatatggtttatATTGTGATGGaaacaggaatttgaacctcttggtgcttcagggatatgttttggatttttgttatatggtatatgttatgatgaaaacaggaatttgaacctcttggtgcttcagggatatgttttggatttttttatatggtatatgttatgatgaaaataggaatttgaacctcttggtgcttcagggatatgttttggattttttttatatggtatttacaggtattaaatgtcattttatagccaAAATACTGCCCGTTTACAGCCAAAATGCTGCCCGTTTTGAGTCAAAATGCTGCCCGTTTGTTGTCGAAACTTATCACAATGTTAGCACTCTCTCCATCAAAAAGATACCCATTAAATTTTGAGGGTCATGATTAATCAATAACTTAGTCATAAGAACAGTGAGAATGAATGATTTCATTTAGTTCAGATTCTTACATACTTGACACAACTTCATATTAATGCTTGTAAAGTCATTTTTTAACACATAGCACTAAACACACCACCACAAGCACACCAATTACAATTTTCATCGTTCTATACGCTTTCTCTAAAtacttaattcttttcttcaagccacgaatatcttctttcatctgttgactttggattctttc
Protein-coding sequences here:
- the LOC122076453 gene encoding AAA-ATPase At3g28580-like isoform X1 is translated as MVNRGDLWTSLGSKAAAILFAWAMFQKYFPSEILDYLSKYVYQFLPFFYPYMQITFNEYTADRFKRSDLYSTIEAYLISNSSKNARRLKADAGFNARNLILSMDDHEQVTDRFQGVKLWWSSNNKVSPAPSFSFYPASNDKRYYKLTFHMRYRDLVTSSYLNHVMEEGKAVGARNRRRKLHTNNPKSVWSHVVFEHPATFQTLAMEPEKKEEIMDDLINFSKSKDYYKKIGKAWKRGYLLYGPPGTGKSSMIAAMANLLDYDIYDLELTSVKDNMELRRLLIETRSKSIIVIEDIDCSLDLTGQRKKKSKEDKEKNEDEGGPAAAVKEEEEKSTESKVTLSGLLNFIDGLWSACGGERLIVFTTNYVDQLDPALIRRGRMDKHIEMSYCCYQGFKVLARNYLDLDSHPLFETIHELMDDPHIMITPADVAENLMPKSFGENATTDCLEALICALRAAKEEALAAAAAATKSFRRQSKKVESLTSGEEVAKSNQLENKDTV
- the LOC122076265 gene encoding uncharacterized protein LOC122076265, which encodes MADHMQKTYGLQFHYTKLYRARRIALEINEGSHSTSYAKLPAYGRLVLQNDVGSIFKLQFENRNRMSDSLIFKRLFVCFDACKKGFLRGCRPFIGLDGCHLKGRYGGVLLSAISVDGNNGIFPIAYSVVEVECKDSWTWFLDNLRDALLNDSDDMSLTFMSDRQKGLSVVISTIFPYAHQRICSRHLYQNLKAKHPGMLLRLHFWAASQASTELQFQKEMNSIKEIKENAYMYLNETPSRMWSRHAFDVGARSDHITNNMTESFNQWIGDLRSKPILTLVDHLRVKIMGRLHRRYEKATMWEGKVTPRVMVKLNKVQQEARHCKCQPAGEGQFEVLDRFGNRFVINLNHYICDCRVWEGTGIPCLHTAASISYIRGELVNYYDPFFSIGKYLDTYKEMIHPLPDLAVLKDDAPNERVLASSLKRLPGRPHKIRKREAGEALPSDFRKRSSSIRYDICKKEGHNRRTCPRAGDAKQDGCTSKKKNIKEKHKGESEDGVNTSQRLTRSQASMSKEDSKGEGEELKYKQSGCFNLEQENNIV
- the LOC122076453 gene encoding AAA-ATPase ASD, mitochondrial-like isoform X2, which encodes MFQKYFPSEILDYLSKYVYQFLPFFYPYMQITFNEYTADRFKRSDLYSTIEAYLISNSSKNARRLKADAGFNARNLILSMDDHEQVTDRFQGVKLWWSSNNKVSPAPSFSFYPASNDKRYYKLTFHMRYRDLVTSSYLNHVMEEGKAVGARNRRRKLHTNNPKSVWSHVVFEHPATFQTLAMEPEKKEEIMDDLINFSKSKDYYKKIGKAWKRGYLLYGPPGTGKSSMIAAMANLLDYDIYDLELTSVKDNMELRRLLIETRSKSIIVIEDIDCSLDLTGQRKKKSKEDKEKNEDEGGPAAAVKEEEEKSTESKVTLSGLLNFIDGLWSACGGERLIVFTTNYVDQLDPALIRRGRMDKHIEMSYCCYQGFKRI